CCGTTGGCCTCGAGGAACGCGATCGCCTCCTCGTTGGTCGCGGGGACGCTCTGATAGATCTTCCGGTAGCCGGCGTCGGCGGCCCACTCGATGCCGTCCTCGAGCAGCGTCGATCCGATCTCGTTCCGCCGGAAGTCGGGCCGCACGCCGACCGTCACCTCGGCGGTGTGTCGCAGCGACGGGAGTTCGGGGGCGTCGACGTGGAGCCAGCCGACGATCTCCTCCGCATCGGTCGCTTCCGCCCCCGTTTCGGCGTCGGACCCGTCCTCGTCGTCCGCCGCCGGTTCGAACGCGGCGACGAAGAACATCCGCGATCGTTCGTCGTTCGCCCGGATCAGCGCCGACTCGCGCTCGAGTTGCGCCGCGACGTTTTCGGCGACGATGTACGTCCCGTCGTCTGCCACCGTCCGCATCGTCTCGACCACGCCAGGGCGGTCCTCCTCGCGTGCCGGGCGAATCGTGACGGTCCCGTCCCCGAGGTCGAGTGCGGTCGGACTCCCCGCGACGGCGATCCGGAGTTTGCCGTTCGTTTCGGTCAGGTAGCCCTGTTCTTTCAGGACCTCGAGACACGATCCGAGTTCCTCCGGGGAGAGCGGCTTCTCGTCGGTGTAGGTGGCCGATCGAGCGGGTTTGGAGTGGCTGGGACCCGTATCGACACGGATCGATCGGGCCAGTTCGTCGGCCGTGACGGCACCGTGTCGTTCGACGTACTCGTAGATCGTCCGCTGTATCGGCTCGTCGAACGACAACGTGGAGTAGACGCTCATACGGCCATCGGCACCGACGCTCCCCATTATTATGCTTCCCCTATCGGCGCTCGTCGATCGCGCGCGGCCGCGAATCGCGT
The nucleotide sequence above comes from Halosolutus halophilus. Encoded proteins:
- a CDS encoding GNAT family N-acetyltransferase encodes the protein MSVYSTLSFDEPIQRTIYEYVERHGAVTADELARSIRVDTGPSHSKPARSATYTDEKPLSPEELGSCLEVLKEQGYLTETNGKLRIAVAGSPTALDLGDGTVTIRPAREEDRPGVVETMRTVADDGTYIVAENVAAQLERESALIRANDERSRMFFVAAFEPAADDEDGSDAETGAEATDAEEIVGWLHVDAPELPSLRHTAEVTVGVRPDFRRNEIGSTLLEDGIEWAADAGYRKIYQSVPATNEEAIAFLEANGWNREGTREEQYLIDDEFVDEVLLATWP